A single Thiohalobacter thiocyanaticus DNA region contains:
- a CDS encoding nucleotide-binding protein, whose protein sequence is MATNLASYYAHQGVGTALFDYDPQGSAMRWAVQRPRGRAAIYHLAAHRPPRPGMTRAFHMRVPPDTRRIIIDTPAGFDGIDFEDRVAEADVILIPVLQSAIDIQSSADFIRDLLLKGRVRAQNKALGIIANRLRFNTRSLSKLERFLDELGMPVAARLRDTQQYLQASEEGLGIHELDYREHSRDAAPWQQLCDWLDRIEMSRQASLGGELQFPAQPVGGPHDKDSGINRDR, encoded by the coding sequence GTGGCAACCAACCTCGCCAGCTACTACGCCCACCAGGGCGTGGGAACGGCGCTGTTCGATTACGACCCTCAGGGCTCGGCCATGCGCTGGGCCGTGCAACGGCCGCGGGGCCGGGCTGCAATCTACCACCTGGCCGCGCACAGACCGCCCAGACCGGGCATGACCCGCGCCTTCCACATGCGGGTGCCGCCCGACACCCGCCGCATCATCATCGACACGCCCGCCGGCTTCGACGGGATCGACTTCGAGGACCGGGTCGCCGAGGCGGACGTCATCCTGATCCCCGTGCTGCAGTCCGCGATCGACATCCAGTCCTCGGCGGATTTCATTCGCGACCTGTTGCTCAAGGGCCGGGTGCGGGCGCAGAACAAGGCGCTCGGCATCATCGCCAACCGGCTGCGATTCAATACCCGCTCGCTATCCAAACTCGAACGCTTCCTGGATGAACTCGGCATGCCGGTGGCCGCGCGGCTGCGTGACACCCAGCAGTACCTCCAGGCCAGTGAGGAAGGTCTCGGCATCCACGAACTGGACTACCGGGAACACAGCCGCGATGCCGCCCCCTGGCAACAGCTGTGCGACTGGCTCGACCGTATCGAGATGTCCCGACAGGCAAGCCTGGGCGGTGAACTGCAGTTCCCGGCGCAGCCGGTCGGCGGGCCGCATGACAAGGATTCGGGCATCAACCGCGACCGGTAG